A genomic window from Streptomyces mirabilis includes:
- a CDS encoding DUF1990 domain-containing protein encodes MVSPDNPFTYEDVGATRDGRCPPGFHPLHLRTRVGEGEAVFRAASEALMTWEMHRAMGVGITATADKAAPGVDVTVGLGPLRAPCRVVWTVEEYRRAGWAYGTLPGHPEHGEEAFVVDRTGDGTVWLTVTAFSRAAKWYTRAGGPATRGLQHAYARRCGTVLRRLCAGFEP; translated from the coding sequence ATGGTCTCCCCGGACAACCCCTTCACCTACGAGGACGTGGGCGCGACGCGCGACGGCCGCTGCCCGCCGGGGTTCCACCCCCTGCACCTGCGCACCCGCGTCGGCGAGGGCGAGGCCGTCTTCCGCGCGGCCTCCGAAGCGCTGATGACCTGGGAGATGCACCGCGCCATGGGCGTGGGCATCACCGCCACCGCCGACAAGGCAGCCCCCGGAGTCGACGTCACCGTCGGACTCGGCCCCCTCAGAGCCCCCTGCCGTGTGGTCTGGACGGTCGAGGAGTACCGCCGGGCCGGCTGGGCCTACGGCACCCTGCCCGGCCACCCCGAGCACGGCGAGGAGGCCTTCGTGGTCGACCGCACGGGCGACGGCACGGTCTGGCTGACCGTGACCGCCTTCAGCCGTGCGGCCAAGTGGTACACCCGCGCGGGAGGACCGGCGACCCGGGGGCTCCAGCACGCCTACGCACGGCGCTGCGGGACCGTACTGCGTCGGCTGTGCGCGGGGTTCGAACCGTAG
- a CDS encoding M4 family metallopeptidase: MTPLYARHKRTTLAIATAVAAGALLTTGLTTGASAQTESAAAKAKLPGATVQLSAAARTSLIQQADAAAPETAQQIGLGAKEKLVVRDVLKDADGTVHTRYERTYNGLPVLGGDLVVHESKAGKTEGVTKAVKTAIKVASLKPQVTTAKAEKQALTAAKAAGSEKTTADRAPRKVIWAATGKPTLAYETVVGGLQDDGTPNELHVITDAATGKKLYEYQGIETGTGKTLYSGTVSLNTTLSGSTYQLTDGTRGGHKTYNKSHSTSSSTGTLFTDADDTWGTGAASSSTTDQTAAADAAYGAQETWDFYKNTFGRSGIKNNGVGAYSRVHYGNAYVNAFWDDSCFCMTYGDGSGNTHPLTSLDVAGHEMSHGVTANTAGLNYSGESGGLNEATSDIFGTGVEFYANNSSDVGDYLIGEKININGDGTPLRYMDKPSKDGGSADYWSSSVGNLDVHYSSGVANHFFYLLSEGSGAKTINGVSYNSPTYNGTAVTGIGRDKALQIWYKALTTYFTSTTNYKSARTGTLSAASALYGSTSAEYKAVAAAWTAVNVS, translated from the coding sequence GTGACCCCCCTCTACGCGCGTCACAAGCGCACCACTCTGGCCATCGCCACCGCTGTCGCTGCCGGAGCCCTGCTCACCACCGGTCTGACCACCGGTGCCTCCGCCCAGACCGAGTCGGCCGCCGCCAAGGCGAAGCTCCCCGGCGCCACGGTCCAGCTCTCCGCCGCCGCACGCACGAGCCTGATCCAGCAGGCCGACGCGGCCGCGCCCGAGACCGCCCAGCAGATAGGCCTCGGCGCCAAGGAGAAGCTCGTCGTCAGAGACGTCCTCAAGGACGCGGACGGCACCGTGCACACCCGCTACGAGCGCACGTACAACGGCCTTCCGGTCCTCGGCGGCGACCTGGTCGTCCACGAGTCCAAGGCCGGCAAGACCGAGGGCGTCACCAAGGCCGTGAAGACGGCCATCAAGGTCGCCTCGCTGAAGCCGCAGGTCACCACCGCGAAGGCCGAGAAGCAGGCTCTCACCGCCGCGAAGGCCGCCGGTTCGGAGAAGACCACGGCCGACCGCGCCCCCCGCAAGGTGATCTGGGCCGCCACCGGCAAGCCCACCCTCGCCTACGAGACGGTCGTCGGCGGTCTCCAGGACGACGGCACCCCGAACGAGCTGCACGTCATCACCGACGCGGCCACCGGCAAGAAGCTCTACGAGTACCAGGGCATCGAGACCGGCACCGGCAAGACCCTCTACTCGGGCACGGTCAGCCTCAACACCACCCTGTCGGGCTCGACGTACCAGCTGACCGACGGGACCCGCGGCGGCCACAAGACGTACAACAAGTCGCACAGCACCTCCTCCTCCACGGGCACCCTGTTCACCGACGCGGACGACACCTGGGGCACCGGCGCGGCCTCCAGCTCCACCACCGACCAGACCGCGGCCGCCGACGCCGCGTACGGCGCGCAGGAGACGTGGGACTTCTACAAGAACACCTTCGGCCGCAGCGGCATCAAGAACAACGGGGTCGGCGCGTACTCCCGCGTCCACTACGGCAACGCGTACGTCAACGCGTTCTGGGACGACAGCTGCTTCTGCATGACGTACGGCGACGGCTCCGGGAACACCCACCCGCTGACCTCGCTGGACGTGGCCGGGCACGAGATGAGCCACGGCGTCACCGCCAACACGGCCGGTCTCAACTACTCCGGCGAGTCCGGCGGTCTGAACGAGGCGACCTCCGACATCTTCGGCACCGGCGTCGAGTTCTACGCCAACAACTCCTCCGACGTGGGTGACTACCTCATCGGCGAGAAGATCAACATCAACGGCGACGGCACCCCGCTGCGCTACATGGACAAACCCAGCAAGGACGGCGGCTCCGCCGACTACTGGTCCTCCAGCGTCGGCAACCTGGACGTGCACTACTCGTCCGGTGTCGCCAACCACTTCTTCTACCTGCTGAGCGAGGGCAGCGGCGCCAAGACCATCAACGGCGTCAGCTACAACTCGCCCACGTACAACGGCACGGCCGTCACCGGCATCGGCCGGGACAAGGCCCTGCAGATCTGGTACAAGGCGCTGACGACGTACTTCACGTCGACGACCAACTACAAGTCGGCCCGCACGGGGACGCTCTCCGCGGCGTCCGCCCTGTACGGCTCGACCAGCGCCGAGTACAAGGCGGTGGCCGCGGCCTGGACAGCGGTCAACGTGAGCTAG